GCTCAACATAGATGGTATGAGTTTTGTCTTCAGAACTCTTATTCTTCTGTATGTGTTTCTTTGTATTTAGAGAATATGCCCAAGCTCAGCTCTgctttttattttcacatgcttCAGTGTCTGCCACAGCCTTCTACCGAGCCCAGCCCGTCATtgagttcatgtgtgaggttttggACATCCAGAACATCAACGAGCAGACAAAGCCCCTCACAGATTCACAACGTGTCAAGTTCACCAAGGAGATCCGAGGTGATGAGTAGGGCAAGTTGTTGTATGGACATGGGgttgattacttttttttttattattattattattattattatttttatatagtctACTAGTCGAGCCCATTAGTCGAGTCGAATTCGAGTAGTTGTGACCTCATGGATGGAATAAACATCTGCCATTTTGTTACCTCCTTTTTAAGCACCTTTTTATTAGAAGTGTGCAACAATAGGTAGGCATTTGTCAAGATGTAACTAATCTAAAAGTTAACATAAGTGTCTGAATATAAATAGCTTAGCCTGGACTACCTGTAGCTGTAGGTGGTTCCTCTTCTTGCAGCAGCTTGTTTAGATGGTTACAGGCAGCCATGGGATTTAGCGTGCAGGTGACAATGAGGATGCATTCCTTCATGTCATTGGATTACAGCTTGAGTGCTTTTCTTACTGTTGCCAAATCATGCTCTTGAAGGAACAAACAGCAACCACGTCTGATGAACCAGCGGGTGCCTTTTTCAATTATTGTGCATAGCActaatatttctgtaataattgaaGGCCACTTGGCATAATTGAAGGTTACTGTAGCATTTGTCATCTTTTATCAAAGTACATTTGAGCCACTTGGCTTTTTCAGTGCAGACCCATTGGGCTCCACATCCGCTGTATTTCCTACAGACTCATTTTGTAAATCATGTGGGAAGCAACTAGTGGACTTCAGGCTGAATGTGTCAGCTACATTAGTTATAGTTGACCTGGCTGTGTAACCACTAATTGGGTCATAATCacatttacaaaattatattattagaaagtagggctgggcaatataacTATATATTGTGGCATCGATATGAAATGTCAATCGAgagattttgctttattttaatatatcacaatatataaaTATCCATGTGCTTGGCGTGTGCTTATCTATCAGTTGTCAGGGCTTCACGtaagactgagagaattgaagaaacatggccaagtgaaatttttaaagcaaattcaatgacattaatTTTGCACAttagtgctaaatatgcttctcatctgacatgtGCATCTGTGTTTCGTGTGTGTCGCACGCGTGCTGTCTCTGGAGCACGTAAGTGAGTGCGAATCCAGCAGGCTTCCCGATGTTTGTgatccagagacaggagagcgcAGAACGGAATCGCTCGCGGCTTCTCTTGACATTGCGGCACAGGCCACAAAACTTACGtgacacatttgaattctacaagTTTCTGTTTCTGAAACAGCCAGACATTCTATCGACCACTGACGAGGAAAACCGCTACAACACTGTGTTATGCagcaaaataaagtgtttttaaacTACATCACCCTGACTAATATTCTGttcaaatgatgtttgatattaggaaacaaactagcaatgtttgccttcagatattcatatGTATATCTATAGAGATGACTAAAATCATTAAAAGCCTATAGGTGttcattttcatttgaatttttaacttgtataattttctttgttgcattgctttgagaagatgctGAGTTTCTGGAGGAAagtttattgtaataataataatattggtcaacataTCGGAcaaaaattttgcaaaaatgtcaaatttagcattattgtaatgttaatttaaaaccaagttgagatttaattattttttatttgactatgttccaaataaagagaatatGGTAtcagaggaagtagttttcatttttaaaatatttaattcactgactggattatccaaaaataggcattacagtagggttatttaatatataaatcaatacaaattatagttttttttttactatatcgtgatatacagtatgtcatttaTTATGATATGAAATTACTTgtttaagattttggtcatatggCCCACCCCTGTTAGAAAGTAATTTGCACTAATTCAACAGATTTCCTACTCTGGTTATCTAACAGATTATCTAAATTGCTaaagtgttttgtgtgttttgagcAGGACTGAAAGTGGAGGTCACACATTGTGGTCAGATGAAGAGGAAGTATCGTGTGTGCAACGTAACACGTCGCCCAGCCAGCCATCAGACgttagtggtttttttttttttttttttttttttttttctacattttaaaggaatttttcacccaaaaatgaaagttcgttcataatttactcgccctcagttcttgaacacaaaaggaaaaaggaatatctctgttattgtattttcaatacaatagcagttgatagcgACTCCAAAGCTTAATAAAGTacccaaaagtataataaaattgtccatgcatcatattccaagttttctgaaggctTATGGTGGGTTTAGATGAGAAACGACCTGAAATGTATGTCATTTTTCAGTTGAAATCTAGACGTCTGTTgaaaagctcattcacagtggcatgTGATCATGAGtattgaacaacatgagggtgatttaagtaatgacaattttaatttttgtgtgttcTATTACTTTAGCCTTTGAAAAATATACCATAAAAGTCTTCAAACTGTGTAGACTTTGATAAACCCAACAGTTTGCTGCATTGCCTCTTATTTTCTGTCTATTCCTGCAGATTTCCTTTGCAGCTCGAGAACGGACAGGCTATGGAGTGCACGGTTGCACAGTATTTCAAGCAAAAGTACAGCCTGCAACTCAAATACCCCCATCTGCCCTGCCTCCAGGTGGGGCAGGAACAGAAGCACACCTACTTACCCCTTGAGGTGAGAGCCCCATCATATGAAGAGTTTCCCCAACTCTCACATGTTCCATTATTGTGCAAACAACTTCATTGCATATGTAATGACTCTGTCTTCTGTCCTCCATAAAGGTTTGTAATATTGTGGCAGGACAGCGTTGTATAAAGAAACTAACAGATAATCAGACCTCCACAATGATCAAAGCTACAGCCCGCTCAGCCCCAGACCGACAGGAAGAGATCAGCAGACTGGTAAGTGGCAtagacacaatgaaagtgaaatttGTTGATTTGTAATATAACTTGAGTGCTTTCACCATTAAAGCCCATGTAAACCCTTTCAGGTGAAGAGCAACAGCATGGTGGGCGGGCCCGACCCTTACCTGAAAGAGTTCGGCATCGTAGTGCATAACGATATGACAGAGGTGACCGGGCGGGTCCTCCCAGCGCCCATGCTTCAATATGGGGGCCGGGTGAGTACAGACACTGGGAGGGACTGTAGCAGGGTGAGTACTGGGGCTCGGGTGCAGGGTGAGTACGGGTGGGCTGGGatcaatggtgtgtgtgtgtgtgtgtctcgtgGTGGGATGAATGGACTAACCAAGAGAATGATGATCAGACTCCACTGGTGTGTTTCAGTCAAGTCTTATACCTGACTACAACCGCAGTTTTAGCATAATGGTTGTTGATCGGATCATTGAGAATATTGCTGAATaccacacacacatctgaatTATTCAAAAGTTTCAAACTGTTTGTTAGTGCTTAAGACTACAACAGAATAATGATCTGTAGATATCCATagatatattaattattttaacttgTGCAAATGGAGCTTTTAAGGTGTTGCTGATCCCTGAAGCCCATACATTTATTGTACATCTGATTTCTACAAACTGCTTTTTACCGTTGTCATCTGCCAATAGAGTCTTATCTTCATTCCAATGAAATTACAGACTCTTGAAGGATTGCCCCTCTCTTGGCAAACAGTACAATGTGATctgcaatttgtttttattttgttttgtttttttacacttaTTGAAGAGAAATTGGTGTATGTAAAAAGATCTGCAACCTTATCTTTGCTAATTGTTAATTGGGGCAGTGAACAGATTATTATCATTGTAACTAATTGATTTTATCTcgcccccccctttttttttttttgcttgccatgaatgcttttaaatgaaatgttAATTACCTACTGTTGTAACCCTAACATAATGATTCTCCAGTCTTCAGGGACTTTTCTATTGTCTTGTTTTGGTTACCTATATGTAATTGAGCCTTGTAGTGATTTATATAAAAGAAACTCAGTCGCTGTAAACGATGCTCTAACAATTAAGCACAGCCATTTGTCATTGATTGCTGAGAGCGAGAGATGTATCCGTGTCAGATATTGACACAGAATGATTTAGTCTGCCATTTACACACATTAACACCAAAAATAAAGAGTGCCATGGATTTATTGGCAGTACTAATTTTAAAACCAGCATCCAACCAGCATAAAAACCAACAATCAGCTTTGCTCATGATTTCCTGATTTGCTCATAATGTCCCAATGTAGAACTATGTGACTGACTGTGACCCTTTAAGATTACAGTATTGCAATAGACCTGAACACTGGAGTTGTTCTGTTTTCTATTTAAATACAATTAACTACACTCATATGTTTACAACATGCTACTTTCataattaattgatttaattgtATTGTTACTTTGATTTACTGGCTTAAGCGTCATGCTTACACTTTAATGGGCAAAACATACTACACGCAGGTGCGCAAACGCAGACGtgagcgcttggccaacgcatggcTAATGCGTGGTCCCATTGTACAAACATTAcgtgcgctcttgcgttgctctggcggttacaaacctcagaccacgagggcaatagattttttttaggcGTGACCACAAAACTGGtcctgcgtccgaaaccaggaaaattctgccttcggaggctgtatacagaggcagGATGAGAATAAGCTACTTTTGAAACCATTTGGAGACCAGTTCCTTAatagttccattcattcaaaacagctgttggttaagccattaactgattaggcagcaagtcagctgcctaagtTTTCGAATGCTGTCCGGATGtggttgaggagtggggagagacacagagaaaaaacaagttcatttGAATAGACTGGGGACGAAAAGTCGTATAAATTTttgaaaagattcaactcaaattgcttccaaagtccgccatgacagttgttaattgaaagaagaaaatccactctagcgccccttgcggcaacgctgagaatgcagcaCGTACTTGCGTTTTGTTATGAACTGAGCACttacacatttcacaatgcaacaaTGCGTGAAATCAAGTTTGCGTAGCAAGGTGagtctgcgttcacatacttgcgttgagtatgtttgggccttaaggcTAACGTGTATTGTAGTTCTAGACTAAAATTCTAAATTCTTGCTCTTCATTATGTGTTTACTTTTAACTGTGCTTAACCATTGGGGAGGTTGGTAGTGGGCCTTTTTCTGCATATTCTGCTTTCTGCCAAAAGCCCAGACCTGCCAGAGATGGGTTGGGGTTTTTTGGGTTGTTTGTAAAGGATATTGGGCATTGTCTGCATCTCGTGACGAGACCGAGGGGTTCACTAAGAGCGTAGGGACTCTCTCCTCAGAACAAGACGGTGGCCACTCCCAACCAGGGTGTCTGGGACATGAGGGGAAAGCAGTTTTATGCGGGTATAGAGATCAAGGTGTGGGCCGTGGCCTGCTTCGCCCCTCAGAAACAATGCCGGGAGGATCTGCTCAAGTGAGTGCAAGCtgtttcaatgcatctttttctctctcatttgTATCTTTATTGCCTTTTTACTATGTTTCTCTTATACACCTTTGCCACTGAAAGGGTGCTTGTGTTCGTGTCTCCTCCAGTTCACGTGCGCGGGTGCATAGCCTCTCTTGGAACCTCTTGTGACTGACTTAAGCCGAACAATGACCTAATCGACCACAAACAACATAGCGCATCATAATCTTTGTTTGAGTCTTACAAGTTTTAAGAACCTATTTTAACATCTGTAGTATTTAGATTCAGCGTCTTTATGTAGTCATGAGCTGCTGTTGATACCTTGGAGAAAATAAAGTGGCTGGAGCTGCTGTGCAATGCAACATTCAATTGTCAGACATCCCGTTCCTATACATGTTGCACCACAGCATCTGCTGTTTCCAGTGTAAGCAACTAAATCAATTTGCATTGATTATAATGGAACTGATCTCTGTCTTGCTAGACTGAGctgttgttgtggttttgaaagcTTGTTTTAGACATTATTGTGTCCCCCGAACCTGTGGTGTTATTTTTAGATTCAAAACCTGCAGGTTTTAGGGGAAGAGGCCATATTTCTGACATTTTCTGTGGTAGAAATTCATAGAATGGTTTCAGATTGGTCACAGGCTCCAGCACCCTGTCGATGGAAAAGGGGCTTTAGTATTTTCGATGATTTTCACCTGATTCCACCACTCCTTGAAACACACATTCAACAAGGCACATGACCATTCTAAGAGCAACTTAGCAATATTTAGAAGAAAAGCTTAGCAATTTGTATGTATCTAAATGATGGTAAGAGGTGCCTTGTTAAAGGTTATTCTCTGCATATTTTAAGGAGTTTCACTGACCAGCTGCGCAAGATCTCCAAGGACGCAGGGATGCCCATCCAAGGCCAGCCCTGCTTCTGCAAGTATGCCCAGGGAGCAGACAGCGTCGAGCCAATGTTCAAGCACCTCAAAATGTCTTACGTGGGACTACAGCTCATTGTGGTCATTCTGCCTGGAAAAACGCCTGTCTATGGTAAAgaatttgtgaaaaatgtaacaaaaaataggCATTCTTAATGTTAGAATATCAGTACAGTATTGTGTGGTAAAATTGAGATACTTGGAAACATTGATCCCCACCACTAGCACTTACAGTGGATATTGCTTGGTAACAACAACTAATGTTGGTTTGGGATCTAGGAAAGCATTTGCAAATGTAATATGTGAGACCCTTTCTCTCCAGCGGAGGTGAAGCGTGTGGGAGATACTCTGCTGGGAATGGCCACTCAGTGTGTGCAGGTGAAGAACGTGGTGAAGACATCCCCTCAGACACTGTCCAATCTCTGCCTCAAGATCAACGCCAAACTGGGAGGCATCAACAACGTGCTGGTGCCGCATCAGAGGTGATTGAACCACAAAAAGAACGGAATTGTTCATGTTTAAAAGGCTCGTTATTTTTCATTGTGATTTCAGATTGTAACTTCAAATGTAAATGCAGAGAGTGGGCCCAAACAATGCCTACAAACAAAATGTCAATTTTTAGTCCACTCAAAATAAAATCACCATGTCACCTAGCAACAAGGATTGCCAATCATATGCAATTCTAAAGAGCTGAGCCTTTTTATGCAGAAACGACTATTGTCAAACTGGAAAATGCCCTGAATAAAAGAAGGAAACTTCCATTCTgtcacttaaagggttagttcacttaaaaaataacattatcatttactcaaactcacaCGAGTTTGGAACAATGAGGGTCTTTCACACCTGTGATGCAAAAAAGTTTGGCAGAATGATAGTcacggtcaccattcacttaaattgtatggaaaaagatgcaatgaaagtaaattgtgactgaggctaacattctgcttaacatctccttttgtgttctatggaagaaagcaagtcatatgggtttgttgcaacatgagagtgagtaaatgacaaaatttttgttttttgggtgaactatccgtttaactTGTCCTTGTTGCTTTTTTCTGCACCCAGGCCCTCCGTGTTCCAGCAGCCAGTCATCTTCTTGGGGGCAGATGTCACTCACCCTCCTGCTGGTGATGGTAAGAAACCATCAATTGCGGCTGTGGTGGGAAGCATGGATGGGCACCCCAGCCGCTACTGTGCCACTGTTCGAGTGCAGACCTCGCGCCAGGATCTGTCCCAggaacagcttttcagccaggaGGTCATCCAGGACCTAACTAACATGGTGCGAGAGCTGCTCATTCAGTTCTACAAGTCAACACGTTTCAAGCCCACACGCATCATCTACTACCGTGGAGGAGTGTCTGAGGGACAGATGAAGCAGGTGAGTTAGCCTTGAACTCTTTGTCCCAATTAATTAATGCAATTCGAGTTTAAacttgtgtgtaattttttttcatgtattgTTGTATATTGGTGCATATGAATGAAAATGAAGAATCTGCTATGactgtttggttgaaattatggttcctctgattaagaaaaaaaaaacaatattaagtagaggtagactgataaaTTGGTTTTACAATTTAATCAGTGCCGATacttgctttttggaactatcggttatcagcaaaaaccAATGGCCGTAGTGGCagatagttttgtgtgtgtgtgttttttttatttttttatttttatttttttttctgtggctgGTGccagaggattctacagttaaaaCAGCTTGGTTCTACAGATTAACAGCGGCctatagaggtgaaataaaaacagtcactgactgacaatattcatccatatttttatcctcacttcaatgcataattggttattttaattagttaattaagtgttctaaattaaagcGAGGGCATAAAAAGAGAAACGTGACTATTTGGAAATGTGCCCTGTTAGCACATACCAGTACATTTGCATCTCCAAATTCAGAGTATTttatgaataataatttaaaaaaaaactaatctggtgatatatacaccaatcagccacaacattaaaaccacctgcctaagaGCGCCAacatgcatctcagaatagcattctgagatgctgttcttctcaccacaattgtacactttggttatctgagttaccgtagacagtctggccattctcagttgaattctctaatcaacaaggcatttccatccacagaactgctgctcactggatgttttttgtttttggtaccaatCGGAgaacattctagagactgttgtgcatgaaaatcccaggagatcagtagttacagaaatactcaaaccagcctatgtggcaccaacaatcatgccatggttcaaatcactgagatcaaattctttcccccattctgatggttgatgtgaacattaactgaagctcctgacccgtgtctacatgattttatgcaactgctgtcacatgattgactgattagataatcgcatggatgactgttggtgccagatgggctggtttgagtatttctgtaactgctgatctcctgggattttcacgcacaacagtctctagaatttactccgattggtgccaaaaacaaaaaacatacagtgagtgtcagttttgtggatggaaatgccttgttgatgagagaggtcaacagagaatggccagactggttcaatctgacaaagtctactgtaactcagataaccgctctgtacaattgtggtgagaagaatagcatctcagaatgctattctgagatgcgggttggcactgttttggcggcacgagggggacctacacaatattaggcaggtggttttaatgttgtggctgattggtgtataggctataaaaagattTTTTTGGTAAATAGTTAAATATCAAGTTTTGTAACCAAGCCAAATCTCCATTTCAAAATGAGAGACCTGAAAGAATGTCTATTTCAGGCTTGTTCGTAGTCCTGCGTTATGCTCCAAATATTAATTtttcttctggttattattgggaatttggttgcacaataaactgcattcaGGATTTTTAGTTATTCTGTACTCTTGATCATAGTAAGGTAAGactaagtgtttttattttattttttttacattctgtaaATCAATTTTAAAGACTATCGgcctttttcaccaccttagttattgatATCGGCACAATCCATTTTTGGATGGATGCAGCCATTttggagcaaatacataattatcgagatttATATCTCAAATATCATAATTTTAACTATATTAGCCAGCCTAGTTGAGGGAAAGGAAATCATAGGTTGAGAGAGAGGGGACTGGGCTGCACTCGAATCCGGGACTCCTATGAGCACTCACACGGACAACAAGGCCACTGCTAAGATGAGAACTATATCATTTAAATAGTATAGTTGCTGTCCTTTTGttcctgtttattttttaatcttgtCCTTGCTGGTATGTTTGTGAAGGTTGCATGGCCAGAGCTGATCGCCATTAGGAAAGCATGCATCAGTCTAGAGGAAGACTACAGACCGGGAATCACCTACATCGTAGTGCAGAAGCGCCACCACACCCGACTCTTTTGCTCTGACAAAGCCGAGAGGGTGAGTTTCCAGGAGGGATCACACAAGACCACACAACGATATTCATTTTAACTTAATGTACTGTCACTAATTTAATTCTGTATGTATTCATGATTAATAGTGTTcgtatttcacacaaaaatgaaaattctgtcatttactcaccaccatgttgttccaaacatgtatgactttctttattctatggaacacagaaggagatgttgggcagaattcACTGTCGTTGCATctattttctatacaatgaaattaATGTGTTCAGTGGAGGAAATTAAAAGACATACAGGTTggaaacaacataaaggtgagtaaatgatgagagaatcagtATGTGATGCATATTTCTATTGTATGTTCTTAGTTGTTAATGTGGGTGCGAATAAGTGGTGGTTTTGTTAAGCTCAACCATAGAAATGTTTGTCACCAACAGCAAAATATGACTTTTTCTCACAAGGAGGCTGGACAGATTCACTGCTGGTTTAAATGATTGTGTCTCTAATGTCTTGTATCTTGATTCCTGTAGGTCGGTAAGAGTGGCAATGTCCCAGCAGGCACTACGGTGGACAGCACCATCACACACCCCTCAGAGTTTGACTTCTACCTGTGCAGCCATGCTGGTATCCAGGTGAGTCAAACGTCAGTGTTAATCACTAATTCACCTGTTTATctacttgtccatttatgtcagTCTTTATGCCTTCTTGCTTCCCGTAGGGCACCAGTCGTCCCTCGCACTATCACGTCTTGTGGGATGACAACTGTTTCACGGCTGATGAACTGCAGCTGTTGACCTACCAGCTGTGCCACACCTATGTGCGCTGCACCCGCTCCGTCTCCATCCCCGCACCAGCCTACTATGCCCGGCTTGTGGCATTCCGTGCCCGCTACCACTTAGTGGACAAAGACCATGACAGGTCAGAAACCTATAGCAGCTTTAACAAATGAGGTTCTTGTTAATTGTTGTGGAGCTAAAGGAATAGGaactaggactgggtaaaaatatggatttttctgagtttgaatgatctcgattCTTGTATCCCaagattgattgatttattttttttacactgcgcaaccctctacaatgctaGTAAATTACTAACATATGACTTAATTTTGCTCTGTGActgaaaatgtctgtgattagccgcTTGTTGGTAAACTTTCAGGTTTTACTTACCATTGATCGAGTAGTATAGAGGTGAAGAATTTTAGCACCAAGATCCTTTTACTGCGTGCTGagaataaaagtttggtttgtGTTTGTCCAAAAAACAAGATCCACACGATTTGTCACTGCATTATAACGTTATTgtaataccctttctgttgtttacagtcagttgattaaaaataacaaaaaaagacatttaattctaatcacagcactgatgcgctaaagaaacgcatactctctcgttaatatgcgccCACTGATTGATGCTGggagtcttaaagagacagtatcgaTTTAGCACGTGTTctgcatatcaatgtaaatacttgtgaaTAGTACATATAAACAatagtgtgcatgtaaacaaaaatgttacaaatttctagacatttattgatggaataaaatgaatttgaacatttttgaaAAGCTTAAATGTGACTGAAAACTGATGAACCTGATGAAATGctgattaacagcattagctaagaGAGATTTACTTTCATGTTAAGCAAAATGGACactgtaactgaaatatacccatatgaatcgatatagaatcaaaattgagagcttgtgaatcaaaatctaatctaataataaaatctgtatcaatacccagccctaacaaGAACCAAATTTATTTCAATGACATACTGTAGCTTGTTGTGATGAACAGGCCAAAAATGTAACTCGTTATTCACTAACCAATTTTACATGAACACCAGAAGgcggcttattgtgagaaaccgGGTGGTTGTTGTGAAAAAGCagcattcccgtttacatgcactgtataagcgccacactctttactcccatatacattagagcctgaccgataccAATTTTGGAGCGGGGAAATCACTGAATACCGATATGGtagccgatatatttaatttgagctggaatgaaaatggatcttttctatgtggattgtgcaccgatttttgcactgatatgactatgcaaaggtactcagaaggctgctttcttaaatatttttatcaagtaatatttgacattataattattattattattattattattattattataatgtcaaccaattctagaaatgtacactgagaaaataaagaataaataaaaatacaataaatggctaaataaaaatcagtactgtatttaaatggtcagccactgactgatactaaacaaagaataaattaaaatta
The sequence above is a segment of the Myxocyprinus asiaticus isolate MX2 ecotype Aquarium Trade chromosome 34, UBuf_Myxa_2, whole genome shotgun sequence genome. Coding sequences within it:
- the LOC127425511 gene encoding protein argonaute-4 isoform X3, translated to MEALGPGPPAPTSLFQPPRRPGLGTVGKPIRLLANHFQVQIPKIDVYHYDIDIKPEKRPRRVNREVVDTMVRHFKMQIFGDSQPGYDGKRNMYTAHPLPIGRDRVDLEVTLPGEGKDQTFKVSLQWVSVVSLQMLLEALSGHLNEVPEDSVQALDVITRHLPSMRYTPVGRSFFSPPEGYYHPLGGGREVWFGFHQSVRPAMWNMMLNIDVSATAFYRAQPVIEFMCEVLDIQNINEQTKPLTDSQRVKFTKEIRGLKVEVTHCGQMKRKYRVCNVTRRPASHQTFPLQLENGQAMECTVAQYFKQKYSLQLKYPHLPCLQVGQEQKHTYLPLEVCNIVAGQRCIKKLTDNQTSTMIKATARSAPDRQEEISRLVKSNSMVGGPDPYLKEFGIVVHNDMTEVTGRVLPAPMLQYGGRGLSPQNKTVATPNQGVWDMRGKQFYAGIEIKVWAVACFAPQKQCREDLLKSFTDQLRKISKDAGMPIQGQPCFCKYAQGADSVEPMFKHLKMSYVGLQLIVVILPGKTPVYAEVKRVGDTLLGMATQCVQVKNVVKTSPQTLSNLCLKINAKLGGINNVLVPHQRPSVFQQPVIFLGADVTHPPAGDGKKPSIAAVVGSMDGHPSRYCATVRVQTSRQDLSQEQLFSQEVIQDLTNMVRELLIQFYKSTRFKPTRIIYYRGGVSEGQMKQVAWPELIAIRKACISLEEDYRPGITYIVVQKRHHTRLFCSDKAERVGKSGNVPAGTTVDSTITHPSEFDFYLCSHAGIQGTSRPSHYHVLWDDNCFTADELQLLTYQLCHTYVRCTRSVSIPAPAYYARLVAFRARYHLVDKDHDSAEGSHVSGQSNGRDPQALAKAVQIHYDTQHTMYFA
- the LOC127425511 gene encoding protein argonaute-4 isoform X1: MEALGPGPPAPTSLFQPPRRPGLGTVGKPIRLLANHFQVQIPKIDVYHYDIDIKPEKRPRRVNREVVDTMVRHFKMQIFGDSQPGYDGKRNMYTAHPLPIGRDRVDLEVTLPGEGKDQTFKVSLQWVSVVSLQMLLEALSGHLNEVPEDSVQALDVITRHLPSMRYTPVGRSFFSPPEGYYHPLGGGREVWFGFHQSVRPAMWNMMLNIDVSATAFYRAQPVIEFMCEVLDIQNINEQTKPLTDSQRVKFTKEIRGLKVEVTHCGQMKRKYRVCNVTRRPASHQTFPLQLENGQAMECTVAQYFKQKYSLQLKYPHLPCLQVGQEQKHTYLPLEVCNIVAGQRCIKKLTDNQTSTMIKATARSAPDRQEEISRLVKSNSMVGGPDPYLKEFGIVVHNDMTEVTGRVLPAPMLQYGGRVSTDTGRDCSRGLSPQNKTVATPNQGVWDMRGKQFYAGIEIKVWAVACFAPQKQCREDLLKSFTDQLRKISKDAGMPIQGQPCFCKYAQGADSVEPMFKHLKMSYVGLQLIVVILPGKTPVYAEVKRVGDTLLGMATQCVQVKNVVKTSPQTLSNLCLKINAKLGGINNVLVPHQRPSVFQQPVIFLGADVTHPPAGDGKKPSIAAVVGSMDGHPSRYCATVRVQTSRQDLSQEQLFSQEVIQDLTNMVRELLIQFYKSTRFKPTRIIYYRGGVSEGQMKQVAWPELIAIRKACISLEEDYRPGITYIVVQKRHHTRLFCSDKAERVGKSGNVPAGTTVDSTITHPSEFDFYLCSHAGIQGTSRPSHYHVLWDDNCFTADELQLLTYQLCHTYVRCTRSVSIPAPAYYARLVAFRARYHLVDKDHDSAEGSHVSGQSNGRDPQALAKAVQIHYDTQHTMYFA
- the LOC127425511 gene encoding protein argonaute-4 isoform X2, with the translated sequence MEALGPGPPAPTSLFQPPRRPGLGTVGKPIRLLANHFQVQIPKIDVYHYDIDIKPEKRPRRVNREVVDTMVRHFKMQIFGDSQPGYDGKRNMYTAHPLPIGRDRVDLEVTLPGEGKDQTFKVSLQWVSVVSLQMLLEALSGHLNEVPEDSVQALDVITRHLPSMRYTPVGRSFFSPPEGYYHPLGGGREVWFGFHQSVRPAMWNMMLNIDVSATAFYRAQPVIEFMCEVLDIQNINEQTKPLTDSQRVKFTKEIRGLKVEVTHCGQMKRKYRVCNVTRRPASHQTFPLQLENGQAMECTVAQYFKQKYSLQLKYPHLPCLQVGQEQKHTYLPLEVCNIVAGQRCIKKLTDNQTSTMIKATARSAPDRQEEISRLVKSNSMVGGPDPYLKEFGIVVHNDMTEVTGRVLPAPMLQYGGRVSTDTGRDCSRNKTVATPNQGVWDMRGKQFYAGIEIKVWAVACFAPQKQCREDLLKSFTDQLRKISKDAGMPIQGQPCFCKYAQGADSVEPMFKHLKMSYVGLQLIVVILPGKTPVYAEVKRVGDTLLGMATQCVQVKNVVKTSPQTLSNLCLKINAKLGGINNVLVPHQRPSVFQQPVIFLGADVTHPPAGDGKKPSIAAVVGSMDGHPSRYCATVRVQTSRQDLSQEQLFSQEVIQDLTNMVRELLIQFYKSTRFKPTRIIYYRGGVSEGQMKQVAWPELIAIRKACISLEEDYRPGITYIVVQKRHHTRLFCSDKAERVGKSGNVPAGTTVDSTITHPSEFDFYLCSHAGIQGTSRPSHYHVLWDDNCFTADELQLLTYQLCHTYVRCTRSVSIPAPAYYARLVAFRARYHLVDKDHDSAEGSHVSGQSNGRDPQALAKAVQIHYDTQHTMYFA